Genomic segment of Pochonia chlamydosporia 170 chromosome 1, whole genome shotgun sequence:
CGATGTCGTCGGTAAGCTTCATGCGAGATATATGGCACATGGATGATGCCTGTGAATATTTTCCCCGACTCTTTGAAGCTAACAGATGCTCTTCTCCTCACAGCCAAGGCGACCGACGAGAACCTCACTTCGGAAGACTGGGGCGCCATCATCGAGGTGTGCGACAAGGTCACCAGCGATACCAGCGGACCCAAGGAGGCTGTTCAGAGCATGATTAAACGTCTTGCACATCGGAATGCGAATGTACAGCTGTACACTTTGGAGGTATGATTTCTTAATTCTGTCCCCAAGACCCGGACGGACAAGTACGATGTGACACGAGGGGTAGCTTGCTAACCTGACGATGCACCCACCCAACAGCTTGCACACGCTCTATGCCAGAACTGCGGCAAACCCATGCACCGCGAAGTGTCTAGTCGAGCCTTTACCGACGCCCTTCTCAAGCTGGCAAATGACCGAAACACCCATTCCCaagtcaaggccaagatcctcgagaagatgaaggagtGGACCGACATGTTTAGCAGGGACGCCGAACTGGGAATCATGAACGACGCCTACTTCCGCCTCAAGCAGACAAACCCTACCTTGCAGGCACCCAGCGCGCCGCAGAAGCAGGGTCTCACAGAAGCGGATAGACAAAAGGAGGATGACGAACTCCAGATGGCCTTGAAACTCAGCTTGCAGGACGAGGAGCGCAAGAAGACAACGGCACAGGCCGGTCCCAGCAACCAGAGCGGCACTGGCAATCAGCAATCATCCTCCCCGGCTCCGGCAGTCCCGGCTGGCACCACGGCCGCGACTGTGAGCAGAGTGCGAGCTCTGTACGACTTTGTGCCGTCTGAGGCTGGTGAGCTCGAGTTCAAAAAGGGCGATGTTATTGCTGTGCTGGAAAGTGTCTACAAGGACTGGTGGCGAGGTTCTCTCAAGGGAAAGACTGGCATCTTCCCACTCAACTATGTGGAAAAGCTGACGGATCCTACCCCGGATGAGCTGCAGAGAGAGGCACAGATGGAGGCGGAGGTGTTTGCGGAGATTAAGAACGTGGAGAAACTGCTTACCTTGTTGAGTGCGTCGAACACGGCGCCTCGTGAGGAGGACAATGAGGAGATTTCGGTACGTTTCCCCAGTCAGTAGTGGATATGTTGGTGGTTTAACAGCATGCTAACGTGAATGCAGAAGCTATACCACCAGACGTTGGCGATTCGGCCGAAGCTCATTAAGCTTATTGAAAAGTACTCGCAAAAGAAGGGTGTGTAGTTCAATATCCAATTGTGACCACTCTGCAGCGCTAACAACATCATAGACGACTTCACCCAGCTCAACGAAAAGTTCATCAAGGCTCGACGAGACTACGAAGCCCTATTGGAGTCGTCCATgtctcatcctcctcagcccAACTATCAGCAATATGCTATGCGTCCCGGTCCTCCTGCCCAGGGTTATCCTGCCGGCGGATATCAGGGACAGCCACCTCCACAAGATCCTTACTACAACCAAGCTCCTCCCGCAGGTATGTATTCCCTACGACCTTGAAAACCTACATCATGAACTTTACACTGACACTtcctcaccagaccacccCCACTACCAAGCTAGCTCTCCGCCACCAAACAACTTCCAACCTCAAGGCACTCCCGCGCCCTTCTACGTTGCAGGAGCTGAGGTTCCATCCCACGCACCGTCTCAACCTCAGCAACCGCCCCAGCAATACCCTCCAAGAGACGATACCCCGAGCCTCGGACCCCCCGGCGGCAAGCAACCAGCTGCCGTAAACCCATCGTCACCTCCACCGCAGACCTTCACCCCCTACTCTCACCCCCAGCAACCTCCTCCGCAAAACGCCGCTCCCTACGCCCAAGTTCccaaccagcagcagcaacagcagcgacCGCAAAGCACATACGGCGCCCAAGAACTCGCCACCTCGGTGTACGACTCCCCCATTGCACCGCACAATCCCACCGCCGCGCCATTTGGACAACAACAATACCAGTCGTACAACCCGCCTGACCAGGCTCCTCCGCCGGCACCAACAGGCCAAGCTCCCCCTCCGCCTAATTCAATGTCCCCTGCGCCGTTGCAGCCAGGTGGTGCGGCGTACGATGCTCGTCACGGATTACCTAGCCAGGGGGCGCCAGTTGATTCCCGTCCCCCACAGCCGCAGTATAAGCCGTATGTGCCGCCTGGGGATGGGCCCTCGCCGAATGATTATTACAGACAGGGTGGGAATCCTTATTAATGTAGTAGGAGTATATGTGAATTGATTTGATTCTTATGTATTGACCACGCTATCATGTGATACGTCTGTCTACAAACACCAGTGCCATTACGCCGTAGTAAATATCATCTAGCTCTAAGCCAACCCTACCATGCCAGCAATCATGCCAAACCAGCTCAAATCATACTCATAATCAAGCATCATGATGCAATTTCAACCTACCACCTCCTCCCAAAAACAGCACTCTCCTCTCTAACAggcttcctcctcaacaccccagcaccagcagcagtaCCACCCCTCCTATCCTCCAAGGGCCCCGGAGCACGCTCCTGATGATGCCCCGGTTTAAACAGGTCAATAATCTCATTGATTCCCAACTTGAGggcctccttcttcgcaCCACCCTCGATAGCCTGCTCCGCCAGCTCGCGCTTCCGGTTCTGCAGATCGATGATTCGCTCCTCGACTGTATCTGCAACAGTAAGTTTATAGACTACCACGTCGACTGTCTGCGTGAGTCGGTGCACACGATCGATCGCTTGTTCCTCGACAAACTATGCCTGTTAGTATGAAACACAAATACATGAAAAGACACAAAGTAGAAATCATATATGGGTTATAAAAACATAGGAATCAGAAAGGGGTAAAAACGTACCGGATTCCAAAACGGTTCTACGATAATAACGCGCGTGGCAGCAGTGAGATTGAGCCCCAAACTCCCGCACTTAAGACTACACAGGAGGATGCGCGTGGATGGATCTTCCCGTAGCCGACGGAGGCTCTCTTCACGGTCGTCGTTCTTCATGCTGCCGTCGTAGCGGACGTATTTGAAGTCGTCTTTTTGGAGGAACGGCTCGACGAGGTCGAGCATGGATGTGAATTGGGAGAAGACAATGAATTTGTGGGATTGGGCTTCTGCGTGGAGGAGTTTGGAGACTTGGCGGATTTTGGCGGATGCGAGGACTGGTGCGTCTTTGGAGGGGCGTATGAATTGGTCGTCTGAGTCGTCTGAGTCGGAGGAGTatgattctgattctgattctgattctgattctgtTGCATCCGAGTCGGAAGCAGAGCCGGTGTTGGGTGGAGATGCGGGCTTTGGCTTGTCCTCTAGAGTTTGGGATGCCATTGCTTGGGTGAGAGCATCCACGGACAAGAGAGAGTCGTCCTGGGCTGCTTCGTCGACAGACTGATACccgtcttccttcttggcggtttcgtcgtcaacaacaaagctgcCAAGGTTGCTCTGATCCAAATCCGTATCGTCGACGGTGTCGTCGTCTGAATCTTCTGACCTAATCCAGTCGCCGCCGCCTTCTGcattctcatcttcttcgccgccaGCTTTGCCTAGGTGCACATCGCCTCGCTCGCCTTCAGGTACAAGCCAGCTgccctcttcgtcttcttcgtcttcttcgtcatcactGTCTATAATGGCATTTCTATTTCGTGGCCTGCGCGTTCGTTGTTTTggctcttcttcgtcatcgaccttggctttggctggctTCTTCCCCTTTactttcttgctcttctttcttcgTGATCTCTTCGTCTTTTTTACTTCCAACTGCTCGTGGCTTTTGAAGTACTCTAAATCGTCGTGACATTCGGCACAGTGCTCTCGCCCCAGTATTGTGTCATCTGTGGTCAAGGCTGTGCCGCACACCAAGCAAGCTTTCTCAACGATACCCATGCCAGCGAACatatcagcaacagcattcaTATCAAGATCCTGAGACTTTTGACTAGACCCCGTAGAAAGAGCGTCCTTGTCCTTTTCGAGTTTGCCTTCCACCAACTTGGGGTGGTTGCAGGCTTGGCGCAACCTCAGCAACAGAGTAAAAGCGTTTGCATAGCTTAGCTTATtttgcatcatggcttccATACTCTTATCCGCGCGAGCCTCAAGACGATCATAGAATTTCCGTTCGGCGGGAGGCAGCTTGGCAGAGATGGTAACCACCTTACGCTCCGTATGCTTGAATCCTGTGGTGGAAGCTTCACCAGCAGCGCTTGGTTTGCCACCGGGGTTCAAGGCACCgtccttcttcaaaatctcCTTTGTCCGTCTCTTCATGAAACAACGAAGAAGACTGTGTAATCGACGAATGGCAATGTGACCTTTGCCATTCTTCATGGGTTTGTCAATATGCTCTTTCCACTGTTTGAGGTCGTCGTAAGGGCTGATGCGAAGGAACTTGACCAGCGACTGAAGCTCGTCGAGGTTGTTTTGCATTGGCGTTCCTGACAAGCACCATCGATACTCTGAACGGAGGGCATAACACGCCTTTGTA
This window contains:
- a CDS encoding SNF2 family helicase/ATPase (similar to Neosartorya fischeri NRRL 181 XP_001258040.1), with the protein product MSANDRQKPGASFAFKPRNNIASWEKPDFSNSSSQRPAQQSSTKTFADKRGESAVALREIGTMVNERQPPREDKQPGSKREQSPDDVDALFDRLQRGFGSVKPQYTQGVDLLNLGGGTSSGHPSFGHPTKMVSSRKQKADIFIHQKNRPEHHLGATRMSGPRPPAYQDRKPPPLPVFNSNGPSKPRTTYADEVFYTDPTKANEDLKALLEGGMEDEEEEDGDDAGASQPLQSQSQGSQSQEQSQSEGTTTPQTQKPKKESPIGQDGTVKGLKVKLLPHQVEGVEWMRGRELGPVKRGKVPKGGLLADDMGLGKTLQSVSLIITNPKPQKDGPGWKKQFEGLEKTTLVVAPLALIRQWEHEIKDKVEKAHGLKVLVHHGPQRTKDFKQMALYDVVVTTFQILVSEHGSSSDAENGIKVGCFGLRWWRVILDEAHTIKNRNAKATKACYALRSEYRWCLSGTPMQNNLDELQSLVKFLRISPYDDLKQWKEHIDKPMKNGKGHIAIRRLHSLLRCFMKRRTKEILKKDGALNPGGKPSAAGEASTTGFKHTERKVVTISAKLPPAERKFYDRLEARADKSMEAMMQNKLSYANAFTLLLRLRQACNHPKLVEGKLEKDKDALSTGSSQKSQDLDMNAVADMFAGMGIVEKACLVCGTALTTDDTILGREHCAECHDDLEYFKSHEQLEVKKTKRSRRKKSKKVKGKKPAKAKVDDEEEPKQRTRRPRNRNAIIDSDDEEDEEDEEGSWLVPEGERGDVHLGKAGGEEDENAEGGGDWIRSEDSDDDTVDDTDLDQSNLGSFVVDDETAKKEDGYQSVDEAAQDDSLLSVDALTQAMASQTLEDKPKPASPPNTGSASDSDATESESESESESYSSDSDDSDDQFIRPSKDAPVLASAKIRQVSKLLHAEAQSHKFIVFSQFTSMLDLVEPFLQKDDFKYVRYDGSMKNDDREESLRRLREDPSTRILLCSLKCGSLGLNLTAATRVIIVEPFWNPFVEEQAIDRVHRLTQTVDVVVYKLTVADTVEERIIDLQNRKRELAEQAIEGGAKKEALKLGINEIIDLFKPGHHQERAPGPLEDRRGGTAAGAGVLRRKPVREESAVFGRRW
- a CDS encoding class E vacuolar protein-sorting machinery protein HSE1 (similar to Coccidioides immitis RS XP_001247464.1), yielding MFRAQAAGPFDDVVAKATDENLTSEDWGAIIEVCDKVTSDTSGPKEAVQSMIKRLAHRNANVQLYTLELAHALCQNCGKPMHREVSSRAFTDALLKLANDRNTHSQVKAKILEKMKEWTDMFSRDAELGIMNDAYFRLKQTNPTLQAPSAPQKQGLTEADRQKEDDELQMALKLSLQDEERKKTTAQAGPSNQSGTGNQQSSSPAPAVPAGTTAATVSRVRALYDFVPSEAGELEFKKGDVIAVLESVYKDWWRGSLKGKTGIFPLNYVEKLTDPTPDELQREAQMEAEVFAEIKNVEKLLTLLSASNTAPREEDNEEISKLYHQTLAIRPKLIKLIEKYSQKKDDFTQLNEKFIKARRDYEALLESSMSHPPQPNYQQYAMRPGPPAQGYPAGGYQGQPPPQDPYYNQAPPADHPHYQASSPPPNNFQPQGTPAPFYVAGAEVPSHAPSQPQQPPQQYPPRDDTPSLGPPGGKQPAAVNPSSPPPQTFTPYSHPQQPPPQNAAPYAQVPNQQQQQQRPQSTYGAQELATSVYDSPIAPHNPTAAPFGQQQYQSYNPPDQAPPPAPTGQAPPPPNSMSPAPLQPGGAAYDARHGLPSQGAPVDSRPPQPQYKPYVPPGDGPSPNDYYRQGGNPY